One Streptomyces sp. CNQ-509 DNA window includes the following coding sequences:
- the rpsO gene encoding 30S ribosomal protein S15: protein MSLDTATKKKIMAEYATKEGDTGSPEVQVAMLTQRISDLTEHLKTHKHDHHSRRGLLLLVGRRRRLLQYLAKKDIARFRTLVDRLGIRRGAAGAR from the coding sequence ATGTCGCTCGACACCGCGACGAAGAAGAAGATCATGGCCGAGTACGCCACGAAGGAAGGCGACACCGGCTCGCCCGAGGTCCAGGTGGCAATGCTCACCCAGCGCATCAGCGACCTGACCGAGCACCTGAAGACCCACAAGCACGACCACCACTCGCGCCGCGGTCTCCTCCTGCTCGTCGGCCGCCGCCGCCGGCTGCTGCAGTACCTGGCGAAGAAGGACATCGCCCGCTTCCGTACGCTGGTCGACCGCCTCGGCATCCGCCGCGGCGCCGCCGGCGCCCGCTAG
- a CDS encoding pitrilysin family protein, with the protein MTLPRSSRKAARPPYRGRAVPRPRSTTATLLEGADGSAGPDGAGTVRKTVLPGGLRVLTERLPAVRSATFGIWAHVGSRDETPALGGATHYLEHLLFKGTRTRSALDISAPIDAVGGEMNAFTAKEYTCYYARVLDTDLPLAIDIVCDMLTGSVIRAEDVEAERGVVLEEIAMTEDDPGDCVHDLFARTMLGDTPLGRPVLGTVETVTALTRDRVARFYQRHYVPARLVVAAAGNVDHDDVVRRVAAAFDRAGALDATAAAPHGPRAGSRALRTAGRFELQERRTEQTHLVLGAPGVGRHDERRWALSVLSAALGGGMSSRLFQEIREKRGLAYSVYSYTSGFADCGLFGVYAGCRPAQAADVLKLCREELALVAKKGLPDDEVARAVGQLCGSLVLGLEDTGALMHRLGKSELCWGEQMSVDDMLARIRAVTPDDVREVAATVLGRRPSLSVIGPVTDRQATALRAAVA; encoded by the coding sequence GTGACTCTCCCCCGCAGTAGTCGGAAGGCGGCCCGCCCCCCGTACCGGGGGCGGGCCGTCCCCCGTCCGCGCTCCACCACCGCGACGCTCCTCGAAGGCGCCGACGGCTCTGCCGGCCCGGATGGTGCCGGCACCGTACGCAAGACGGTGCTGCCCGGCGGGCTGCGCGTGCTCACCGAGAGGCTGCCCGCCGTCCGCTCGGCGACCTTCGGCATCTGGGCGCACGTCGGCTCCCGCGACGAGACCCCCGCGCTCGGCGGCGCCACGCACTACCTGGAGCACCTGCTCTTCAAGGGCACCAGGACGCGCTCGGCCCTCGACATCTCCGCGCCCATCGACGCGGTCGGCGGGGAGATGAACGCGTTCACGGCCAAGGAGTACACCTGCTACTACGCGCGGGTCCTCGACACGGACCTGCCGCTGGCCATCGACATCGTCTGCGACATGCTCACCGGCTCCGTCATCCGCGCCGAGGACGTCGAGGCCGAACGCGGCGTCGTCCTCGAAGAGATCGCGATGACCGAGGACGACCCCGGTGACTGCGTCCACGACCTCTTCGCCCGCACGATGCTCGGCGACACCCCCCTCGGCCGCCCCGTCCTCGGCACCGTCGAGACCGTCACGGCCCTCACCCGCGACCGCGTCGCCCGCTTCTACCAGCGCCACTACGTGCCCGCCCGGCTCGTCGTCGCCGCCGCGGGCAACGTCGACCACGACGACGTCGTACGCCGCGTGGCCGCCGCCTTCGACCGCGCCGGAGCGCTCGACGCCACCGCCGCCGCCCCGCACGGCCCCCGCGCCGGCAGCCGCGCCCTGCGCACCGCGGGCCGCTTCGAGCTCCAGGAGCGCCGCACCGAGCAGACCCACCTCGTCCTCGGCGCCCCCGGCGTCGGCCGGCACGACGAGCGCCGCTGGGCGCTCAGCGTGCTGTCCGCGGCGCTCGGCGGCGGCATGAGTTCCCGGCTCTTCCAGGAGATCCGGGAGAAGCGCGGCCTGGCCTACTCCGTGTACTCGTACACCTCGGGATTCGCCGACTGCGGCCTCTTCGGCGTCTACGCGGGCTGCCGCCCCGCGCAGGCCGCCGACGTGCTCAAGCTCTGCCGCGAGGAGCTGGCGCTCGTCGCGAAGAAGGGGCTGCCCGACGACGAGGTCGCGCGCGCCGTCGGCCAGTTGTGCGGCTCCCTGGTGCTGGGCCTGGAGGACACCGGTGCGCTGATGCACCGGCTCGGCAAGAGCGAGCTGTGCTGGGGCGAGCAGATGTCGGTCGACGACATGCTGGCCCGTATCCGCGCCGTCACCCCCGACGACGTCCGCGAGGTGGCCGCGACCGTCCTGGGCCGCCGCCCGTCCCTCTCCGTCATCGGCCCGGTCACGGACCGCCAGGCCACCGCGCTGCGGGCGGCGGTGGCCTGA
- a CDS encoding M23 family metallopeptidase: protein MSKHAKFTAPIATTAMLAAGGGMVLALGSGVATADSKPDWVKPVTADYDVTGQYNQGGARWAAKHSGQDFAAPTGTKVKAASDGTVVTAGWGGAYGNNIVIKHGEGLYTQYAHLSKIDVNVGEKVNAKELIGKIGTTGNSTGPHLHFEVRTTPDYGSAVDPVAFLSKHGVKI from the coding sequence ATGTCCAAGCACGCCAAGTTCACCGCCCCCATAGCCACCACCGCGATGCTCGCCGCCGGCGGCGGCATGGTTCTCGCCCTGGGCTCCGGGGTGGCCACGGCCGACAGCAAGCCCGACTGGGTCAAGCCCGTCACGGCCGACTACGACGTCACCGGTCAGTACAACCAGGGCGGTGCCCGCTGGGCCGCCAAGCACAGCGGCCAGGACTTCGCCGCCCCCACGGGCACGAAGGTGAAGGCGGCCAGCGACGGCACCGTCGTCACGGCCGGCTGGGGCGGCGCCTACGGCAACAACATCGTGATCAAGCACGGTGAGGGCCTTTACACCCAGTACGCCCACCTGTCCAAGATCGACGTGAACGTGGGCGAGAAGGTCAACGCCAAGGAGCTGATCGGCAAGATCGGCACGACCGGCAACTCCACCGGTCCGCACCTGCACTTCGAGGTCCGCACCACCCCCGACTACGGTTCCGCCGTGGACCCGGTCGCGTTCCTCAGCAAGCACGGTGTCAAGATCTGA
- a CDS encoding polyribonucleotide nucleotidyltransferase: MENETHYSEAVIDNGSFGTRTIRFETGRLAKLAAGSAVAYLDDETMVLAATSASKQPKDQLDFFPLTVDVEERMYAIGKIPGSFFRREGRPSEDAILTCRLIDRPLRPSFKKGLRNEIQIVATIEALNPDHLYDVVAINAASASTQLAGLPFSGPIGGTRVALIRGQWVAFPTHAELEEAVFDMVVAGRVLDDGDVAIMMVEAEATDQTVELVKGGATAPTEEVVAAGLDAAKPFIKTLCKAQADLAAKAAKPTGEFPVFLDYQDDVLQALTQAVRDELAQALTISNKLEREAELDRVKDVAAEKLLPQFEGREKEISAAYRALTKELVRERVIREKVRIDGRGVTDIRPLAVEVEAIPRVHGSALFERGETQIMGVTTLNMLRMEQQLDTLNPVTRKRYMHNYIFPPYSTGETGRVGTPKRREIGHGALAERAIVPVLPSREDFPYAIRQVSEALGSNGSTSMGSVCASTMSLLNAGVPLKAPVAGIAMGLISKEIEGETRYVTLTDILGAEDAFGDMDFKVAGTKEFVTALQLDTKLDGIPASVLAAALKQARDARLHILDVMMEAIDRPDEMSPHAPRIITIKIPVDKIGEVIGPKGKMINQIQEDTGAEITIEDDGTIYIGAADGPAAEAARTTINGIANPTMPEVGERYLGTVVKTTSFGAFVSLLPGKDGLLHISQIRKLAGGKRVENVEDVLGVGQKVQVEIAEIDQRGKLSLIPVLEDEEKDGDDAGKSEDESAK; the protein is encoded by the coding sequence GTGGAGAACGAAACCCACTACAGCGAGGCCGTCATCGACAACGGCTCGTTCGGCACCCGCACCATCCGCTTCGAGACCGGCCGGCTCGCCAAGCTCGCCGCCGGCTCCGCCGTCGCCTACCTCGACGACGAGACCATGGTCCTCGCGGCGACCAGCGCCTCCAAGCAGCCCAAGGACCAGCTCGACTTCTTCCCGCTGACGGTGGACGTCGAAGAGCGCATGTACGCCATCGGCAAGATCCCCGGCTCCTTCTTCCGCCGCGAGGGCCGCCCCAGCGAGGACGCCATCCTCACCTGCCGGCTCATCGACCGGCCGCTGCGCCCCTCCTTCAAGAAGGGCCTGCGCAACGAGATCCAGATCGTCGCCACGATCGAGGCGCTCAACCCCGACCACCTCTACGACGTGGTCGCCATCAACGCCGCGTCCGCCTCCACCCAGCTGGCGGGCCTGCCCTTCTCCGGCCCCATCGGCGGCACCCGCGTCGCCCTCATCCGCGGTCAGTGGGTGGCGTTCCCCACCCACGCCGAGCTGGAGGAGGCCGTCTTCGACATGGTCGTCGCCGGCCGCGTCCTCGACGACGGCGACGTGGCGATCATGATGGTCGAGGCCGAGGCCACCGACCAGACCGTCGAGCTGGTCAAGGGCGGTGCCACCGCGCCGACCGAGGAGGTCGTCGCCGCCGGCCTGGACGCCGCCAAGCCCTTCATCAAGACCCTGTGCAAGGCGCAGGCCGACCTCGCCGCCAAGGCCGCCAAGCCGACCGGTGAGTTCCCCGTCTTCCTCGACTACCAGGACGACGTGCTCCAGGCGCTCACCCAGGCCGTGCGCGACGAGCTGGCCCAGGCCCTCACCATCAGCAACAAGCTGGAGCGCGAGGCGGAGCTGGACCGCGTCAAGGACGTCGCCGCCGAGAAGCTGCTGCCGCAGTTCGAGGGCCGCGAGAAGGAGATCTCCGCGGCGTACCGCGCGCTCACCAAGGAGCTGGTGCGCGAGCGCGTCATCCGCGAGAAGGTCCGTATCGACGGCCGCGGCGTGACCGACATCCGCCCGCTGGCCGTCGAGGTCGAGGCGATCCCGCGGGTGCACGGCTCGGCGCTCTTCGAGCGCGGCGAGACCCAGATCATGGGCGTGACGACGCTGAACATGCTCCGCATGGAGCAGCAGCTCGACACCCTCAACCCGGTGACGCGCAAGCGCTACATGCACAACTACATCTTCCCGCCGTACTCCACCGGCGAGACCGGCCGCGTCGGCACCCCGAAGCGCCGCGAGATCGGCCACGGCGCGCTCGCCGAGCGCGCCATCGTGCCGGTGCTGCCCAGCCGCGAGGACTTCCCGTACGCGATCCGCCAGGTCTCCGAGGCCCTCGGCTCCAACGGCTCGACGTCCATGGGCTCCGTCTGCGCCTCGACGATGTCGCTGCTGAACGCCGGTGTGCCGCTGAAGGCCCCGGTCGCCGGCATCGCCATGGGCCTGATCTCCAAGGAGATCGAGGGCGAGACCCGCTACGTGACGCTGACCGACATCCTCGGCGCCGAGGACGCCTTCGGCGACATGGACTTCAAGGTCGCCGGCACCAAGGAGTTCGTCACCGCCCTGCAGCTCGACACCAAGCTCGACGGCATCCCCGCCTCCGTGCTGGCCGCGGCCCTGAAGCAGGCCCGCGACGCCCGGCTGCACATCCTCGACGTGATGATGGAGGCCATCGACCGGCCGGACGAGATGTCCCCGCACGCCCCGCGGATCATCACCATCAAGATCCCGGTGGACAAGATCGGCGAGGTCATCGGCCCCAAGGGCAAGATGATCAACCAGATCCAGGAGGACACCGGCGCCGAGATCACCATCGAGGACGACGGCACGATCTACATCGGCGCCGCCGACGGCCCGGCCGCCGAGGCCGCCCGTACGACCATCAACGGCATCGCCAACCCGACGATGCCCGAGGTCGGCGAGCGCTACCTGGGCACGGTCGTGAAGACCACCTCCTTCGGCGCCTTCGTCTCCCTCCTCCCCGGCAAGGACGGCCTGCTGCACATCTCGCAGATCCGCAAGCTCGCCGGCGGCAAGCGCGTGGAGAACGTCGAGGACGTCCTCGGCGTCGGCCAGAAGGTCCAGGTCGAGATCGCCGAGATCGACCAGCGCGGCAAGCTGTCCCTCATCCCCGTCCTGGAGGACGAGGAGAAGGACGGCGACGACGCCGGGAAGTCCGAGGACGAGTCCGCGAAGTGA
- the dapB gene encoding 4-hydroxy-tetrahydrodipicolinate reductase produces the protein MTTQLKVGVIGARGRIGSEAAGAVEAAGDMDLVAAVDRDDDLAELTRAGAQVAVELTHPDSAPANVDFCVRHGIHAVVGTTGWTDDRLAALRARLAESPGTGVLIAPNFSLGAVLTMHFARQAARFFESAEVVELHHPNKADAPSGTATRTARLIAEARREAGLPPQPDATATALPGARGADVDGVPVHAVRLRGLLAHQEVLLGDTGETLTIRHDSLHHSSFMPGILLAARRVPGTPGLTVGLEHFLDLG, from the coding sequence ATGACCACCCAGCTCAAGGTCGGCGTCATCGGCGCCCGCGGCCGTATCGGCTCCGAGGCCGCCGGGGCGGTCGAGGCCGCCGGGGACATGGACCTCGTCGCCGCCGTCGACCGCGACGACGACCTCGCGGAGCTGACCCGGGCCGGCGCTCAGGTCGCCGTCGAGCTGACCCACCCGGACTCCGCCCCCGCCAACGTCGACTTCTGCGTACGCCACGGAATCCACGCCGTCGTCGGCACCACCGGCTGGACCGACGACCGCCTCGCCGCGCTGCGCGCCCGGCTCGCGGAAAGCCCCGGCACGGGCGTGCTCATCGCCCCGAACTTCTCCCTCGGCGCCGTCCTCACCATGCACTTCGCCCGGCAGGCCGCGAGGTTCTTCGAGTCCGCCGAGGTCGTCGAGCTGCACCACCCGAACAAGGCCGACGCCCCGTCCGGCACCGCGACCCGCACCGCCCGCCTCATCGCCGAGGCCCGCCGCGAGGCCGGCCTGCCGCCGCAGCCCGACGCCACCGCCACCGCCCTGCCCGGCGCCCGCGGCGCCGACGTCGACGGGGTGCCCGTGCACGCCGTACGGCTCCGGGGACTCCTCGCCCACCAGGAGGTGCTGCTCGGGGACACGGGGGAGACCCTCACCATCCGGCACGACTCCCTGCACCACAGCAGCTTCATGCCGGGCATCCTGCTCGCCGCCCGCCGGGTGCCCGGGACCCCGGGCCTGACGGTCGGCCTGGAACACTTCCTCGACCTCGGCTGA